The Rhododendron vialii isolate Sample 1 chromosome 8a, ASM3025357v1 genome has a window encoding:
- the LOC131335366 gene encoding pentatricopeptide repeat-containing protein At1g80550, mitochondrial, protein MMLSPVHSRRHSLLSPHSLLLLRIQSFLTSHSHPSSSTQPSKPRSYFQPKSPPISIPHLNPLHNPKAPPDSPSFDQTAVLQTLSCYANDWKRALEFFTWVSTSCGFRHTTESYNRMIDVLGKFFEFDLAWNLIVQMGKSADSMPNHVTFRILFKRYVSAHLVNEAVSGYHKAHEFGLKDEVSFLNLIDALCEYKHVIEAEEMCFGKNANVGLCLCVDTKIYNMILRGWFKMGWWSKCREFWEEMDRRGVKKDLYSYSIYMDIQCKSGKPWKVVKLYKEMKEKGIRLDVVVYNTIVNAMGRSDGVEFALRLYREMMESGCEPNVVTYNTIIKLLCENGRVREAYKVLDQMQVKGCAPNVITYHSVFGYLEKPREILRLFDRMTGSGVRPRMDTYVMLMRKFGRWGFLRPVFVVWKKMEEHGLSPDEHAYNALIDALVQKGMIDMAREYDQEMLEKGLSAKPRADLGTKLVSGGSENG, encoded by the coding sequence ATGATGCTCTCCCCTGTCCATTCCCGACgccactctcttctctctcctcactctctcctcctcctccgaaTCCAATCTTTCCTCACCTCCCACTCTCACCCATCTTCTTCTACACAACCCTCCAAACCCAGGTCCTATTTCCAACCAAAATCACCACCCATCTCCATTCCTCACCTCAACCCACTCCACAACCCCAAAGCCCCGCCCGACTCTCCCAGCTTCGACCAAACCGCAGTCCTCCAAACCCTCTCGTGCTACGCCAACGACTGGAAGCGAGCCCTCGAGTTCTTCACCTGGGTTTCCACCAGCTGCGGGTTCCGCCACACCACCGAAAGCTACAACCGGATGATCGACGTCCTCGGTAAGTTCTTCGAATTCGACCTCGCCTGGAATTTAATTGTTCAAATGGGAAAGAGTGCAGATTCGATGCCGAACCATGTCACGTTTAGAATACTTTTCAAACGCTATGTGTCGGCACACCTTGTTAACGAGGCAGTAAGTGGCTATCATAAGGCTCACGAATTTGGTTTGAAGGATGAGGTTTcgtttttgaatttgattgatGCGTTGTGCGAGTATAAGCATGTAATTGAAGCTGAAGAAATGTGCTTTGGGAAGAATGCTAATGTTGggttgtgtttgtgtgtggatACGAAGATTTATAATATGATTCTTCGCGGGTGGTTCAAGATGGGGTGGTGGAGTAAGTGTAGGGAGTTTTGGGAAGAAATGGATCGGAGGGGTGTCAAGAAAGATTTATATTCATACTCGATATATATGGATATACAGTGCAAGAGTGGGAAGCCATGGAAGGTTGTGAAATTGTATAAGGAGATGAAGGAGAAGGGGATTAGATTGGATGTGGTGGTGTATAATACGATTGTTAACGCAATGGGTCGATCAGACGGTGTTGAATTTGCGTTGAGGCTTTATCGGGAAATGATGGAATCAGGTTGTGAACCAAATGTTGTGACTTACAATACTATCATAAAGCTTTTGTGTGAAAATGGGAGGGTTAGGGAAGCATACAAGGTGCTTGATCAAATGCAGGTGAAGGGTTGTGCTCCGAATGTTATAACTTACCATTCTGTTTTCGGGTACCTTGAAAAGCCCAGGGAGATTCTTAGGTTGTTTGACAGGATGACGGGTAGTGGAGTTCGTCCGAGGATGGACACTTACGTGATGCTTATGAGGAAATTTGGGAGATGGGGCTTTCTTCGACCGGTATTCGTTGTGTGGAAGAAAATGGAAGAGCATGGGTTGAGTCCTGATGAGCATGCTTACAATGCGCTGATTGATGCTTTGGTGCAGAAGGGAATGATTGATATGGCTCGGGAGTACGATCAAGAGATGCTGGAAAAAGGGCTTTCGGCTAAACCAAGGGCAGATTTGGGGACAAAGCTAGTGAGTGGAGGATCTGAAAATGGTTGA